In a genomic window of Streptomyces sp. NBC_01231:
- a CDS encoding NlpC/P60 family protein, producing the protein MAPERTSRPGGNGLPGMRNSALATAALTSVALLSQTAGAAAATGDDAPSRDEVQQRVNSLYDRAESDTGNYNATRAAAIPRQRGEAPASAERRGAGPATGNAREAAAPALTDVARQWFDVARTKLGPTTPAVLPSGRTPARPTRPPETRPSRPAERPAKALEGPRTADRAVPELTAGSAPELTARSVPALPSAAEPSQDAPRALSAASTAPAVPAADSGSSPLRATKQRNQQKLARAGELLAAHRSAQLSTPLAAIESRPAEATWPAPAEPDFTQTGTQWQFLPQTDLTPDLPATPSYAPSADLPVTPSYAPSAELPVTADPTFINSLTAGPAPALTPGLPIDHPAFTTTSGLPTVQAPAYGTNLPTDPAPMPAPGPVGPAFAPTPDAAAAPGSAYATNAMTAPATTLAPGLTVDPAFTPSHGVPVTPTPGLPHTQAPAYFTNPPAAATFTPGNATPAPAYPAGLPTDQGFPPGLPVTPAPAYATTAPVDPIPAPAPVAPVPAGQARDAGYDLKAAKVVAFARAQIGRPCVWGAAGPGSYDAAGLTQASWKAAGVGLPRTAQGQATVGTAVPLAEVRVGDLIFFFDDLSHVGLFVGNGTMIHAPGPGAYIREESVFHAGESAIRGAVRPA; encoded by the coding sequence ATGGCGCCGGAACGAACCTCGCGCCCCGGAGGAAACGGTCTCCCGGGTATGCGCAACTCCGCGCTGGCGACGGCGGCCCTCACCTCAGTGGCCCTGCTCTCGCAGACCGCGGGCGCGGCGGCCGCCACGGGAGACGACGCCCCGAGCCGCGACGAGGTCCAGCAGCGGGTCAACAGCCTCTACGACCGCGCCGAGAGCGACACGGGGAACTACAACGCCACGCGCGCGGCGGCGATCCCGCGTCAGCGGGGCGAGGCGCCCGCGAGCGCCGAACGTCGCGGCGCCGGTCCGGCCACCGGCAACGCCCGTGAAGCCGCCGCTCCCGCGCTCACCGATGTCGCCCGGCAGTGGTTCGACGTGGCCCGCACCAAGCTGGGCCCGACCACCCCTGCCGTCCTGCCGTCCGGCCGGACGCCTGCCCGTCCGACCCGTCCGCCCGAGACCCGGCCGTCACGCCCGGCCGAGCGGCCGGCCAAGGCCCTCGAAGGGCCGAGGACGGCAGACCGGGCCGTCCCGGAGTTGACCGCCGGGTCCGCCCCCGAGTTGACCGCCCGATCCGTTCCGGCGCTGCCGAGTGCCGCGGAGCCCTCGCAGGATGCCCCCAGGGCGCTGTCCGCCGCGTCCACCGCGCCTGCCGTGCCCGCCGCCGACTCCGGATCGTCGCCGTTGCGGGCCACCAAGCAGCGCAACCAGCAAAAGCTCGCCCGGGCCGGCGAGTTGCTGGCCGCCCACCGCTCCGCGCAGCTCAGCACGCCGCTCGCGGCGATCGAGTCCCGGCCGGCCGAGGCCACCTGGCCCGCTCCCGCGGAACCGGACTTCACGCAGACCGGCACCCAGTGGCAGTTCCTCCCGCAGACCGACCTCACCCCGGATCTGCCGGCCACCCCGAGCTACGCGCCGTCCGCGGACCTGCCGGTCACCCCGAGCTACGCGCCGTCCGCGGAGCTGCCGGTCACTGCCGACCCCACGTTCATCAACTCCCTGACCGCCGGCCCGGCCCCCGCGCTCACCCCGGGCCTCCCGATCGACCACCCGGCCTTCACGACCACGTCCGGCCTGCCCACCGTCCAGGCCCCCGCGTACGGTACGAACCTGCCGACCGACCCGGCCCCCATGCCCGCCCCCGGCCCGGTCGGCCCCGCCTTCGCACCCACACCCGATGCGGCCGCCGCCCCGGGCTCCGCATACGCCACGAACGCGATGACCGCACCGGCCACCACACTCGCCCCCGGTCTCACGGTCGACCCCGCGTTCACGCCGTCACATGGCGTGCCCGTAACCCCGACGCCCGGCCTGCCCCACACCCAGGCCCCCGCGTACTTCACCAACCCGCCCGCCGCGGCCACCTTCACCCCGGGCAACGCCACCCCCGCTCCCGCGTACCCCGCCGGCCTGCCGACCGACCAGGGCTTCCCGCCCGGTCTCCCCGTCACCCCGGCCCCCGCGTACGCCACCACAGCACCCGTCGACCCGATCCCCGCGCCCGCCCCCGTCGCGCCCGTTCCGGCCGGCCAGGCGAGGGACGCGGGGTACGACCTCAAGGCCGCCAAGGTGGTCGCCTTCGCCCGCGCCCAGATCGGCCGGCCGTGCGTGTGGGGCGCGGCCGGGCCGGGATCGTACGACGCGGCCGGGCTGACCCAGGCCTCCTGGAAGGCCGCCGGGGTCGGACTCCCGCGCACCGCGCAGGGGCAGGCGACCGTCGGCACGGCGGTCCCGCTCGCCGAAGTCCGGGTCGGGGACCTGATCTTCTTCTTCGACGACCTCAGCCATGTGGGCCTCTTCGTCGGCAACGGCACGATGATCCACGCGCCGGGTCCGGGGGCGTACATCCGCGAGGAGTCGGTCTTCCACGCCGGCGAGTCCGCGATCCGCGGCGCGGTGCGCCCCGCCTGA
- a CDS encoding NAD-dependent epimerase/dehydratase family protein, protein MGEVGETAVLVTGGSGFVGSHLVRRLLERGHRVHATVRSVTHTAKARPLRQMQRAFPDRLTLFEADLLREGSFDEAMTGCRVVFHVASPFFMPEKIKDGRRDMVDPALLGTRNVLASVERTPTVERLVFTSTVGAIFGDYADVLEMDDQVLSEKYVNTTSTVENNPYHYAKTVAEQAAWKAEAAQDRWRMVSVNPGLILGPSLTPASESGSLFLLEELFKGYFFYGAPDFSFTTADVRDVADAHIAAAEHADAKGRYIVAAPTMTSFHEMARIIRTRYPRDPCLPRTALPHWPVRVLGPAFGLTQDYIRKHLGIRFRVDNSRSVHELGLNYRPIEETVLDHYEAWRQRARRR, encoded by the coding sequence GTGGGCGAAGTCGGGGAAACGGCCGTGCTGGTGACCGGCGGCAGCGGATTCGTCGGCAGCCATCTGGTGCGACGGCTGCTGGAGCGGGGCCACCGCGTCCACGCCACCGTACGCAGCGTCACGCACACGGCGAAGGCGCGCCCGCTGCGGCAGATGCAGCGGGCGTTTCCCGACCGGCTGACCCTGTTCGAGGCGGATCTGCTGCGGGAGGGATCCTTCGACGAGGCGATGACCGGCTGCCGGGTGGTCTTCCACGTGGCGTCGCCGTTCTTCATGCCGGAGAAGATCAAGGACGGCCGCCGGGACATGGTCGATCCCGCACTGCTCGGCACCCGCAACGTCCTGGCGAGCGTGGAGCGGACGCCGACGGTCGAACGGCTGGTGTTCACCTCCACCGTCGGCGCGATCTTCGGCGACTACGCCGACGTCCTGGAGATGGACGACCAGGTGCTGTCGGAGAAGTACGTCAACACCACCAGCACGGTGGAGAACAACCCCTACCACTACGCGAAGACGGTCGCGGAACAGGCCGCGTGGAAGGCGGAGGCGGCCCAGGACCGCTGGCGCATGGTGTCCGTCAACCCCGGCCTGATCCTGGGCCCTTCACTCACCCCCGCCTCGGAGTCCGGCAGCCTGTTCCTGCTGGAGGAGTTGTTCAAGGGCTACTTCTTCTACGGTGCCCCGGACTTCAGCTTCACGACGGCGGACGTACGGGACGTGGCCGACGCGCACATCGCCGCGGCGGAGCACGCCGACGCGAAGGGCCGCTACATCGTCGCGGCGCCGACGATGACGTCCTTCCACGAGATGGCACGGATCATCCGGACCCGGTATCCCCGCGATCCGTGCCTCCCCCGAACCGCCCTGCCGCACTGGCCGGTGCGGGTTCTGGGCCCGGCGTTCGGGCTCACCCAGGACTACATCCGCAAGCACCTCGGCATCCGGTTCCGGGTGGACAACAGCAGAAGCGTGCACGAACTGGGCCTCAACTACCGCCCGATCGAGGAGACTGTGCTCGATCACTACGAGGCGTGGCGACAACGAGCACGTAGGAGATGA
- a CDS encoding acyltransferase — translation MDQRPEPSVRHFDHCPWLFAEEASEGQRLAQRKRQQSIGGDSEIGERCYVAESAAVFPDRLRLGDGSYIAAHAYVTGELTAGQDCTLNPFTTVRGAVELGSGVRIGAHTSLLGFNHSMAPDRPVFQQPLTSRGIRIGDDVWIGSHVVVVDGVTIGDHCVVGAGAVVTRDLPAWTVAAGNPARHIRDRRDVGASRDRRDDGSSRADGTESSGITGHMAGTEASDPATHPPDTEASDPATHTAGKESGLLTRQTSIEAPIPSPRPATGTELTRFADTVRAQAPVLLARCWDGDRYVDRPGAAPTVRAHCDAVEIADLLLGSAPEQLTAAEHTARLAALQDPRTGLVPEFGESLPEDGFPRAGAALYHVLCVGYALDLLGSSLPHPVRGAREMTAGHLVARLAGLPWRDEAWGAGAWVDAWATAAHWNLRRSEDGGMVPGAVEALFGWLLARADPWTGMWGVPSPEAGRLQVVNGYYRLTRGSFAQFGLPVPHPDRVVDAVLDHARDTRYFGAGRENACNVLDVAHPLWLCTRRLGADGGHGYRTAEIRAWAERQLRAALPRRQDGRGFGFGPGTSGPGPEPGLQGTEMWLAIIWLLADLLGRSDELGYRPRGIHRPEPARRSTGNQVHE, via the coding sequence ATGGATCAGCGACCCGAACCGTCCGTGCGGCACTTCGACCACTGTCCCTGGCTGTTCGCCGAGGAGGCGAGCGAAGGCCAGCGTCTGGCCCAGCGAAAGCGGCAACAGTCGATCGGCGGGGACAGCGAGATCGGCGAGCGGTGCTACGTCGCGGAGTCGGCGGCGGTGTTCCCGGACCGCCTGCGGCTCGGGGACGGCTCGTACATCGCCGCCCACGCCTATGTGACCGGGGAGTTGACCGCCGGCCAGGACTGCACGCTGAACCCGTTCACGACCGTGCGCGGCGCCGTGGAGCTGGGCAGCGGGGTCCGGATCGGGGCGCACACCTCACTCCTCGGATTCAACCACTCCATGGCTCCCGACCGCCCGGTCTTCCAACAGCCTCTCACCAGCCGGGGAATCAGGATCGGGGACGACGTGTGGATCGGCTCGCACGTGGTCGTGGTGGACGGGGTGACCATCGGCGACCACTGTGTGGTCGGTGCCGGGGCGGTGGTGACCAGGGACCTGCCGGCCTGGACGGTGGCCGCCGGGAACCCGGCGCGGCACATCCGCGACCGGCGGGACGTCGGGGCGAGCCGCGATCGACGGGACGACGGATCGAGCCGTGCCGACGGTACGGAGTCGAGCGGCATCACCGGTCACATGGCCGGCACGGAAGCGAGCGACCCCGCCACTCACCCGCCCGACACGGAAGCGAGCGACCCCGCCACTCACACGGCCGGTAAGGAGTCGGGCCTCCTCACCCGCCAGACCAGCATCGAGGCCCCCATTCCCTCCCCCCGTCCCGCAACCGGCACCGAGCTGACCCGTTTCGCCGACACCGTCCGCGCCCAGGCCCCCGTCCTCCTCGCCCGCTGCTGGGACGGTGACCGCTATGTCGACCGTCCCGGCGCCGCGCCCACCGTGCGGGCCCACTGCGACGCCGTGGAGATCGCCGACCTGCTCCTGGGATCGGCGCCCGAGCAGCTGACGGCCGCCGAGCACACGGCCCGCCTGGCCGCGCTCCAGGATCCGCGCACCGGACTGGTGCCGGAGTTCGGCGAGAGCCTGCCGGAGGACGGCTTCCCCCGTGCGGGCGCGGCGCTGTACCACGTCCTCTGCGTCGGCTACGCCCTCGACCTGCTGGGCTCCTCCCTGCCGCATCCGGTGCGCGGAGCAAGGGAGATGACGGCCGGTCACCTCGTCGCCCGACTGGCCGGGTTGCCCTGGCGTGACGAGGCATGGGGCGCCGGTGCCTGGGTCGACGCCTGGGCCACGGCCGCCCACTGGAACCTGCGGCGTTCCGAGGACGGGGGTATGGTTCCGGGCGCGGTGGAGGCGCTGTTCGGGTGGCTGCTCGCCCGTGCGGATCCGTGGACCGGGATGTGGGGCGTCCCCTCGCCCGAGGCGGGCCGGTTGCAGGTGGTCAACGGCTACTACCGGCTGACGCGCGGCTCGTTCGCCCAGTTCGGCCTGCCGGTGCCGCACCCGGACCGGGTCGTGGACGCGGTTCTGGACCACGCCCGCGACACGCGGTACTTCGGCGCGGGCCGGGAGAACGCATGCAACGTCCTGGACGTGGCCCACCCCCTGTGGCTGTGCACCCGCCGGCTCGGGGCGGACGGCGGCCACGGTTACCGTACGGCTGAGATCCGCGCGTGGGCCGAACGGCAGCTGAGGGCCGCCCTCCCCCGCCGGCAGGACGGCCGGGGCTTCGGCTTCGGTCCCGGCACCTCGGGCCCCGGCCCTGAACCCGGCCTCCAGGGAACCGAGATGTGGCTGGCGATCATCTGGCTCCTCGCCGACCTGCTGGGCCGCTCCGACGAGCTCGGCTACCGCCCACGCGGCATCCACCGCCCCGAGCCGGCCCGACGGAGCACCGGGAACCAGGTCCACGAATGA
- a CDS encoding AfsR/SARP family transcriptional regulator, translating to MTTDLTLLPRVACRGQEVTAPRLRGLLALLAGDLRTGCSTERLVAGLWPEELPERPGKALQVLVSRARAQLGADVIASTPTGYRLALAEDQVDSSALLLHAAASTDRARSGDHAGSLAAAEAGLALWEGTPDGAGDTDDPVAALRAERAPVHGTLVRARALALARLGRHAEAAGPLAALTSEHPRDEEVLAEVLRGEAATAGPSAALTRYEAYRRELRETLGTDPGAGLKAVQRELLCGEAPAVRHGVPHEPNPLLGRDEDIAAVERLLGASRAVTVVGPGGLGKTRLAHAVSRRAEQSVVYFVPLAGVTADKDVAVEVASALGAGEGRHGAASGPAAADPVSGILGVLGSGPALLVIDNCEQVIRGAADLVQSLVSSSKDLRVLATSRGPLGLTSEAVYALPELGLGTSVELFTQRARAARPGVELPPDAVAELCRHLDGLPLAMELAAARVRALSVPEIARRLGDRFALLRGGARDAPERHRTLHAVVEWSWNLLTQDARAALRTLSVFPGGFSGEAAEQVLGEDALLLLEQLADQSLLTVADTPAGVRFRMLETVREFSAARRAEAGEDEEAVGRFLAWARAFGVAHHDWLLGSQPGTVWERIRAEQDNLVSALRYALARTDGPTTAALTAVLAALWSTGSNYPRLTALAADTGPPLSHYYPDPEYVEVARAAAVLCTASLFMGFGPHAVRQLVTLRRLPPAPPDTLLRAIAIVLSAVPEMLPPDYDVLRGLCESEQPLLAGVAEGVATYVWEYEQDIDRALASARGIIAALAPVDTPFLQVMGHARLSELYMQTEQGEAAYRHLKAALEELPRLGDEHDSIGIRWGLVLACLQRGDPDEAEYWLRQAEGDNRPQKDDFYSPDFGGRAEIALARGLTEVGLGLWRGSLERMPAVGSQGGDPFFDRWALQIQAAVVTAHAHAGRLELVAGPVDRLRQALRTLLSARSGAPTELPLFGTVLHALGMAGLASGDATAVRMIALAERLRVLREFQPTMSADRARQAVEAAGDAARAAYADAVSEYAALGRDELRDAARAVMAVTSGRG from the coding sequence ATGACCACCGACCTGACCCTGCTGCCGCGTGTCGCCTGTCGCGGACAGGAGGTCACCGCGCCCCGGCTCCGCGGCCTCCTCGCCCTGCTCGCGGGCGACCTGCGCACCGGCTGCAGCACCGAGCGGCTGGTGGCAGGGCTGTGGCCGGAGGAGTTGCCGGAGCGGCCGGGAAAGGCGTTGCAGGTCCTCGTGTCCAGGGCGCGGGCGCAGCTGGGCGCCGACGTCATCGCCAGCACGCCGACCGGATACCGCCTAGCCCTCGCCGAGGACCAGGTCGACAGCTCCGCCCTGCTGCTGCACGCCGCCGCGAGCACGGACCGGGCCCGGTCCGGGGACCACGCGGGATCGCTGGCGGCGGCCGAGGCCGGGCTCGCGCTGTGGGAGGGCACACCTGACGGGGCCGGCGACACCGACGACCCGGTGGCCGCGTTGCGCGCCGAGCGTGCCCCCGTGCACGGCACGCTCGTCCGCGCGCGGGCGCTCGCGCTCGCCCGGCTGGGGCGGCACGCGGAGGCGGCCGGGCCGCTGGCCGCGCTCACCTCGGAGCATCCCCGAGACGAGGAGGTGCTCGCCGAAGTGCTGCGCGGCGAAGCGGCGACGGCAGGCCCCTCCGCCGCACTGACGCGGTACGAGGCGTACCGCCGTGAGCTGCGCGAGACGCTCGGTACGGATCCGGGCGCCGGGCTCAAGGCCGTACAGCGGGAGCTGCTGTGCGGTGAGGCGCCCGCGGTCAGACACGGCGTGCCGCACGAGCCGAACCCGCTCCTCGGCCGGGACGAGGACATCGCGGCGGTGGAGCGACTGCTCGGCGCCTCCCGCGCCGTCACCGTCGTCGGCCCCGGTGGCCTGGGCAAGACCCGGCTCGCGCACGCCGTCAGCCGCCGGGCCGAGCAGAGCGTGGTGTATTTCGTGCCGCTCGCCGGCGTCACCGCGGACAAGGACGTGGCCGTGGAGGTGGCCTCCGCGCTCGGCGCGGGCGAGGGTCGGCACGGCGCCGCGAGCGGCCCCGCCGCGGCCGACCCGGTGTCCGGCATCCTCGGCGTGCTCGGCTCCGGGCCCGCCCTGCTGGTCATTGACAACTGCGAGCAGGTCATCCGGGGCGCCGCCGACCTCGTGCAGTCGCTGGTCTCGTCCTCGAAGGACCTGCGGGTTCTCGCCACCAGCAGGGGGCCGCTGGGCCTCACGTCGGAGGCGGTGTACGCGCTGCCGGAGCTCGGTCTCGGCACCTCGGTCGAGCTGTTCACGCAGCGGGCCCGGGCCGCCCGGCCCGGCGTGGAGCTGCCGCCGGACGCGGTGGCCGAGCTGTGCCGCCACCTCGACGGGCTGCCGCTCGCCATGGAGTTGGCCGCGGCGCGGGTGCGCGCGCTGTCGGTGCCGGAGATCGCCCGCCGCCTCGGCGACCGGTTCGCGCTGCTGCGCGGCGGGGCGCGGGACGCACCGGAGCGCCACCGCACGCTGCACGCGGTCGTGGAGTGGAGCTGGAACCTGCTCACGCAGGACGCCAGGGCGGCGCTGCGCACGCTGTCCGTCTTCCCCGGCGGCTTCTCCGGCGAGGCGGCGGAGCAGGTCCTCGGCGAGGACGCGTTGCTTCTGCTGGAGCAGTTGGCCGATCAGTCGCTGCTCACCGTCGCCGACACCCCGGCCGGCGTGCGGTTCCGGATGCTGGAGACCGTACGGGAGTTCAGCGCGGCCCGGCGTGCGGAGGCGGGCGAGGACGAGGAGGCCGTCGGCCGGTTCCTCGCCTGGGCGCGGGCCTTCGGGGTCGCGCACCACGACTGGCTCCTCGGTTCGCAGCCGGGGACCGTCTGGGAGCGGATCAGGGCCGAGCAGGACAACCTGGTGTCGGCCCTGCGGTACGCCCTGGCCCGCACGGACGGCCCCACCACGGCCGCCCTCACCGCCGTCCTCGCCGCCCTGTGGTCCACGGGCTCCAACTACCCCCGCCTCACCGCCCTCGCCGCGGACACCGGTCCGCCGCTGTCGCACTACTACCCCGACCCCGAATACGTCGAAGTCGCCCGTGCCGCCGCCGTGTTGTGCACAGCGAGCCTGTTCATGGGCTTCGGCCCGCACGCCGTACGCCAGCTTGTCACCCTCCGGCGGCTGCCCCCGGCCCCGCCGGACACGCTGCTGCGCGCCATCGCGATCGTGCTGAGTGCGGTCCCTGAGATGCTGCCTCCCGACTACGACGTGCTGCGGGGGCTCTGCGAGAGCGAGCAGCCGCTGCTCGCCGGCGTCGCCGAGGGCGTCGCCACCTACGTCTGGGAGTACGAGCAGGACATCGACCGCGCGCTCGCCTCGGCTCGCGGGATCATCGCCGCACTGGCGCCGGTCGACACCCCGTTCCTGCAGGTCATGGGCCACGCCCGGCTGAGCGAGCTGTACATGCAGACGGAACAGGGCGAGGCCGCGTACAGGCACCTCAAGGCCGCGCTGGAGGAGCTGCCGCGGCTCGGCGACGAGCACGACAGCATCGGCATCCGCTGGGGCCTGGTCCTCGCCTGCCTACAGCGTGGCGACCCCGACGAGGCCGAGTACTGGCTGCGGCAGGCGGAGGGCGACAACAGACCACAGAAGGACGACTTCTACAGCCCCGACTTCGGCGGGCGCGCCGAGATCGCGCTCGCCCGCGGGCTGACCGAGGTCGGGCTCGGCCTGTGGCGCGGCTCCCTGGAGCGGATGCCCGCGGTCGGTTCGCAGGGCGGCGACCCCTTCTTCGACCGGTGGGCGCTGCAGATCCAGGCGGCGGTGGTGACGGCACACGCGCACGCCGGCCGTCTCGAACTTGTCGCGGGGCCGGTCGACCGGCTGCGGCAGGCGCTGCGGACGCTGCTCTCCGCTCGGTCCGGCGCGCCCACGGAGCTCCCCCTGTTCGGGACGGTGCTGCACGCGCTGGGTATGGCGGGGCTGGCGTCCGGTGACGCCACCGCCGTACGGATGATCGCGCTGGCCGAACGGCTGCGGGTGCTGCGCGAGTTCCAGCCGACGATGTCGGCGGACCGCGCGCGGCAGGCGGTCGAGGCCGCCGGGGACGCTGCCAGGGCGGCGTACGCCGACGCGGTGTCGGAGTACGCCGCCCTGGGACGGGACGAGCTGCGGGACGCGGCCCGCGCTGTCATGGCGGTTACTTCGGGTCGCGGTTGA
- a CDS encoding ABC transporter permease, which yields MSAPLASARPTRMSLAVRDCSTMLRRNLLHARRYPSMTLNLLLTPIMLLLLFVYVFGGVMSTGIGGGSADRSDYIAYIVPGLLMMTIGSTVIGAAISVSMDMTEGLIARFRTMAVYRGSVLIGHVVGSALQVLASLVLVGAVAVAIGFRSTDATALEWLAAFGLITLFTLALTWIAVGMGMASPNPEAASNMAMPLILLPLISSAFIPADTMPGWFQPIAEYQPFTPAIETLRGLLLGTEIGNNGWIAIAWCVALIALGYRWSTSLFNRDPK from the coding sequence ATGAGCGCCCCCCTGGCTTCCGCCCGCCCGACCCGGATGTCCCTCGCGGTACGCGACTGTTCCACGATGCTGCGCCGCAACCTGCTGCACGCGCGGCGCTACCCGTCCATGACCCTGAACCTGCTGCTCACGCCGATCATGTTGCTGCTGCTCTTCGTCTACGTCTTCGGAGGCGTGATGAGCACGGGCATCGGTGGCGGCAGCGCCGACCGCTCCGACTACATCGCCTATATCGTCCCGGGCCTCCTGATGATGACCATCGGCAGCACCGTGATCGGGGCCGCGATCTCCGTCTCCATGGACATGACCGAGGGCCTCATCGCCCGCTTCCGCACGATGGCGGTCTACCGCGGGTCGGTGCTGATCGGGCACGTCGTCGGCAGCGCGCTGCAGGTGCTCGCCAGCCTGGTCCTCGTCGGTGCCGTCGCCGTGGCCATCGGCTTCAGGTCCACGGACGCCACGGCCCTGGAGTGGCTGGCCGCGTTCGGACTGATCACGCTGTTCACCCTGGCGCTCACCTGGATCGCGGTCGGGATGGGCATGGCCAGCCCGAACCCCGAGGCGGCCAGCAACATGGCCATGCCCCTGATCCTCCTCCCGCTCATCTCCAGCGCCTTCATCCCGGCCGACACGATGCCGGGCTGGTTCCAGCCGATCGCCGAGTACCAGCCCTTCACGCCCGCCATCGAGACCCTGCGCGGCCTGCTGCTCGGCACCGAGATCGGCAACAACGGGTGGATCGCGATCGCCTGGTGCGTCGCCCTGATCGCGCTCGGTTACCGCTGGTCGACCTCGCTGTTCAACCGCGACCCGAAGTAA
- a CDS encoding ATP-binding cassette domain-containing protein → MTTTTSHSPAIAAKGLRKAYGDRTVLDGIDLAVPAGTVFSLLGPNGAGKTTAVKILSTLITADAGELHVGGHDLAVDPQAVRAAIGVTGQFSAVDGLITGEENMLLMADLHHLPRGEGRRTAAELLERFDLVEAAKKPVSTYSGGMKRRLDIAMTLVGGPRIIFLDEPTTGLDPRSRHTMWGIIRELVSDGVTVFLTTQYLEEADELADRIAVLHDGKIAAEGSPDELKRIVPGGHVRLRFADPVAYQSAAVALREVTRDDEALSLQIPSDGSQRELRAILDWLDAAGVESDELTVHTPDLDDVFFALTGGTDVPNQPKETVR, encoded by the coding sequence ATGACGACAACGACATCGCACTCACCCGCCATCGCGGCCAAGGGGCTGCGCAAGGCGTACGGGGACAGGACGGTCCTCGACGGCATCGACCTGGCGGTGCCGGCCGGCACCGTCTTCTCCCTGCTCGGCCCGAACGGTGCCGGCAAGACCACCGCCGTCAAGATCCTCTCCACCCTCATCACCGCCGACGCCGGCGAGCTGCACGTCGGCGGCCACGACCTGGCCGTCGACCCGCAGGCCGTGCGGGCCGCGATCGGCGTCACCGGGCAGTTCTCCGCCGTCGACGGCCTGATCACCGGCGAGGAGAACATGCTCCTCATGGCGGACCTGCACCACCTCCCCCGCGGCGAGGGCCGCCGCACCGCCGCCGAACTCCTTGAGCGCTTCGACCTGGTGGAGGCCGCGAAGAAGCCCGTCTCGACCTACTCCGGCGGCATGAAGCGCCGCCTCGACATCGCCATGACGCTGGTCGGCGGCCCGCGGATCATCTTCCTCGACGAGCCGACCACCGGCCTCGACCCGCGCAGCCGCCACACCATGTGGGGGATCATCCGCGAGCTCGTCTCCGACGGGGTGACCGTCTTCCTCACCACCCAGTACCTGGAGGAGGCCGACGAGCTCGCCGACCGCATCGCGGTGCTGCACGACGGCAAGATCGCCGCCGAGGGCAGCCCGGACGAGCTGAAGCGGATCGTCCCGGGCGGGCATGTGCGGCTGCGGTTCGCCGACCCGGTCGCGTACCAGTCCGCCGCCGTCGCCCTGCGCGAGGTCACCAGGGACGACGAGGCGCTGTCGCTGCAGATCCCCAGCGACGGCAGCCAGCGTGAGCTGCGCGCCATCCTCGACTGGCTGGACGCGGCCGGCGTCGAGTCGGACGAGCTGACCGTGCACACCCCCGACCTCGACGACGTGTTCTTCGCCCTGACCGGCGGCACCGACGTCCCCAACCAGCCCAAGGAGACCGTCCGATGA
- a CDS encoding FAD-dependent oxidoreductase, which translates to MTENIDKTENIDVVVIGGGYAGVMAADRLTQRDDVTVTLINPRPTFVERIRLHQLVGGSHDAVVDYREVLAEGVRLVVDTVTRIDAAERRVSLATGGTVGYDYLVYAVGSGSADPSVPGAAEFAYPIATFEEAGRLRPVLDATPATAAVTVVGAGPAGIETAAELAEEGRHVTLVCGEVLGPYLHPRGRRSVAKRFAALGVTVLQGPDATVTAVTREAVRLSGGRELPSEVTIWTTGFGVPDLADRSGLSTDPLGRLLTDETLTSVDDARIVAAGDSAAPSGLPLRMSCQAAMPLGARAADTVLSRIDGEQPSTLNQVFAGQCISLGRRAGIFQFAHRNDIALWFHIDGRPGARLKEFVCTGIVRHLAGEARKPGSYSLHRVSGGAKRREALQAKRAEAPAAPEQNSPALSI; encoded by the coding sequence ATGACTGAGAACATCGACAAGACCGAGAACATCGATGTGGTCGTGATCGGCGGCGGATACGCCGGCGTCATGGCGGCCGATCGCCTGACGCAGCGCGACGACGTGACAGTGACTCTGATCAACCCGCGCCCGACCTTCGTCGAGCGGATCCGTCTGCACCAACTGGTGGGCGGGTCCCACGACGCGGTCGTCGACTACCGGGAGGTCCTGGCGGAGGGCGTCCGGCTGGTGGTCGACACCGTGACCCGGATCGACGCGGCCGAGCGCAGAGTGAGCCTGGCGACGGGCGGCACGGTCGGCTACGACTACCTGGTCTATGCGGTGGGCAGTGGCAGCGCCGACCCGAGCGTGCCCGGGGCGGCGGAGTTCGCCTACCCGATCGCCACCTTCGAGGAGGCCGGGCGGCTGCGGCCGGTCCTCGACGCCACGCCCGCGACGGCCGCGGTGACGGTCGTCGGAGCCGGTCCGGCCGGCATCGAGACCGCGGCCGAGCTGGCGGAGGAGGGCCGTCACGTCACCCTGGTCTGCGGAGAGGTACTGGGCCCGTACCTGCATCCTCGGGGCCGACGCTCCGTTGCCAAGCGGTTCGCCGCACTCGGGGTGACCGTGCTCCAAGGCCCCGACGCGACGGTGACGGCTGTGACACGCGAGGCCGTGCGGCTCAGTGGCGGCCGTGAGCTGCCGAGCGAGGTGACCATCTGGACCACCGGATTCGGCGTACCGGACCTGGCCGACCGCAGCGGGCTGAGCACCGACCCCCTGGGGCGCCTGCTCACGGACGAGACCTTGACGAGCGTCGACGACGCACGCATCGTCGCGGCCGGTGACTCCGCGGCACCGTCGGGCCTGCCCCTGCGGATGAGCTGCCAGGCCGCGATGCCGCTGGGCGCGCGGGCCGCCGACACGGTACTCAGCCGGATCGACGGTGAGCAGCCCTCCACCCTCAACCAGGTGTTCGCCGGCCAGTGCATCAGCCTGGGCCGACGCGCCGGCATCTTCCAGTTCGCGCACCGGAACGACATCGCGCTGTGGTTCCACATCGACGGCCGCCCCGGCGCGAGGCTCAAGGAGTTCGTGTGCACGGGCATCGTCAGGCATCTGGCCGGCGAGGCACGCAAGCCAGGTTCGTACAGCCTGCACCGGGTCTCGGGAGGTGCCAAGCGTCGGGAAGCGCTGCAGGCCAAGCGCGCTGAGGCGCCGGCCGCCCCCGAACAAAACAGCCCAGCTCTGAGCATCTGA